CCAGGTGCTGCCTGCCCCCATCCTGCTTCCTGCAGGAGATGGGAAAGGAGATCAACTCTACATTTGTGCTATCAAGGATCACGCCTGCTTTCAGATACTTATATTCAGTTGCTGTTGAGGAAGAAACTGAGAGCCTCTGACCCCCCAGGCCTCTATGTGCCAGTCCAGGCTTTTGCCTGCTCCTCGCTCTCCCTCTCCAGAATGAGCTGCAGGCAGCCTTTTGCTGGGGGAGGGTCTTAGGAGCCCATCTGGTGGCCTGTGGGGGAGGAAGGCCAGCCAGGGTCaagggctggggatgggggagcaggaggaggggtgtGATTGGAAGAGCAGCTGCTGGGAGGGGGAGTCAGCACTGAATAGGGGACCCCAGCTGGGGTTCCATAATGATATCGGTGGGGGACAGCCAGAGCCCTCTGCTGtctagatggggaaactgaggcagcgaCTCCTCCTATCTTGGAGAAGGGAGGGGCCTCCTATCAGCTATTCCGGTCCATTCATCTTCCCCATGAAGACACCAGAGCCCGGGAGCTGGAGTGCCTCGTCAGTGGTCACTTGGTGTTTGGACTGAGACACAAGGAGTAGAAGGCAGCGGGTCACCTGGCCAGGGAGCCCCCTCCTGTTATAACAAACCAGAGGggcaccctcccccacctcagctgctggggagggaggtagggCTGAGCCCGCCTGCCCCCACTCACGTGCCTGAGAAAGGCTCATTTTTAGCACCTGGCCTCTTTTCCCTGCCTGGAGGGAGCTTGGGGGACAGAGCCGGGAAGAAAGCGGCCAAGGGGGACAGGGAGACCTGGCAGCTGGGCCCCAGGGGATGTTTGACTgtgctcttctccccaccccatggGAGCCCGGGCACAGAGCGGGGTCCTCAGCCGCCGTGCAGCGTGGATATGAAGAGGATGCTGTCCTGGTCCTGCAGCTGGTAGTCCAGCTCGCCCTGgtccaggagagagaggaggagaccgTTAGGGGCTTCTCCTCagctggtgggaggggaggaggaggcctggccactttgggagaggaggagaaaatcTACCAGAAAAATGGGTACCCTGCACGTTAACCCGCAAATCTTCAGGAAGAAGGATAGGGCATCacttcccccagctccctgctccttctTCCCTGGGGTGGGACACTTGAGTGGCCCCAGTTTGGAAGCCAAGAGGGACAGGGGAGCTAGTCAGCTACCCCCGCCCGGCCTGATGAAAGACCCAAGACTGTCCTGGGGCAGCAGTGAGGGGAGGGACGTCTCCTGAGGTACTGACCAGCAGTTCCCAGTCCGCATCGTTAATCAGCACCAGAATTCCAGGCCGCCTGTGGGAAAGAGGGTGtgagcagcagggagggaaggacggGAGGTAGTCAGCAGCAGGGCGGGTAGAGGCTGAGACACTTGGGCTGGAGGACAATGTGGTGGGACCTTGTCATCCTGAGGTTCGGATTAAAAAGCccccaggggggcgcctgggtggctcagtgggttaagccgctgccttcggcttgggtcatgatctcagggtcctgggatcgagtcccatatcgggctctctgctcggcggggagcctgcttcccttcctctctctctgcctgcctctcttgtgatctctctctgtcaaataaataaataaaatctttaaaataaataaataaataaattaattaattaattaagagcACCCAGGAAGTGGAGGGGACACTGACTCTAAAGGAAACCAGGCCAGACAGTCATAGCCTTTGGGATGATCTGGAAAATGGGTACAAAttccaccaccacctcccagacCACAGACAACTCATTTTGATTCTCTGAGcaccagtttcctcatctgaaaatggcACTCATCTGAAAATGGCACAAGTTACACAGCCATCTTCCCAGGTCTGCGCCAGGATGAGCCGGGACGATGCGTGTCAGGCGCCTGCCCGCCTGTGTCTGTGCCGCTAACCACTAGCGGCAGCATTTTTCCAGGGGTCTCACCTCACTCTCTGGGgcctcccacaggcctgtcctggAACACAGGCTCTCTTGGCTCCTTGGAATCAGGGAAGGATGCCCGGGGCCTCAAGCACCCACAAGCCCGAGAGCAGCCCGTCCTCGTCTAAGGCAGGGGAGGCTGACAACCGGACAGGTACCCTCCTGGCCCCTGCTCGCAACAGCCCAGGGAGCACTACTGTCCTTGGTGGGGGGGTGACCTCTGTGACGGCTGGACCGTGACCGCAGCCAGGGCTTGAACGGCAGCCTTAGCCCCGGCTGGTGACCTCTGCCTCAAGGGGATAATGACTGGGACCCACAAGTGCCTTGCCCACCTCTCTCACACATTAGCTGCCTTCTTGCAAGACGCAGAGTGACTTCCTGGCACAGGCAGCGTGCCTCTTCTCCCAGGAGGCTGGGCTAGGTCTGGGACAGGTCAAGATGCTCTCGGCTAGGGATAGGGGTGTGCTCACCCCAGCGCACACGTGTGTGCGCACCtgcgtgtgtgcgcatgtgcacaGGGATTCCCTGGAATTTCAGACCTGTGCCCTCCAGTACGGTATCTCCGAGGCACTATTTGCATTTCTAGGGCTCCACAGACTCCTGTGCTTAGCAGCTACTATGAGGGACCGCACGGAATACGCAGCATTTCCAGCATCACAGGAAGTCCTATGGGACAACCACAGCCCCAGACTGTCGAGGGATGCAAGGGACTGTGGGCAGCATCTTTTTCTCAGGACTTCCTGTATGGAGAGAgtagctgaggcccagagatggagggaggaTAACGGGGAGAACAGGACCCTGAGAAGGCTGTGGGTGAACCCAAGGATAGGGGCTcaaacctcccccccccacctgccctcctcagggaagggaagaaagggactCACACGCTGTCTCCCTGGATGAACAACTCTGGCCGCTCTTTTAGCAAATTCTTCTTGATCCAGACAAGGAGGTCCCTGATGACCCCTAGAGACGAAGGCACAGAACGAACTCGTGTCAAACCCCAATGATTCCTGGCCCCCAGAGCCTTGCCTGGATCAGAAGGAAGGGACCATGGGGCGTAGGGGGCCACCTTGAGACCAGGGTCTCATGGCCCTGAACTTGCAGATTCCCAGAGTGAGGAAGGGGGTTAGGGGACCAGCATCCTGCCAGAGAGGCCTTCAGAGAAAGTGGTGCTGCTCAGCGCTGAAAGAGGCGACAGGCCCTCCTGCCAGACGGGTTCCTGAAGGGCCCTGAAGGACCCCTCTACCTTCTCTCTCCAGCCAGTCCCAGATGGGGAGGACTCAGCTTCGCTCTCAGGGGGTCTGCATATATTTCCCTTTgtgagggaagaaaaacaattgCTGAGCCGATAACATCAGTTAATTTCCTCTGGCAGAAGGACAGAAGGATCCTTCACCAGCCAGAGCCGCTGACAAATCACTGTCCCGCTACCCCCAGCTTCACAgagcgccccccccaccccggccgggGATGGCCACCCTGAAGAGGCACGAGGTTTAGCTTGGACACTGAGATCAGCCCCTCGGGGGTTCCGGGACAGCCACTGAGCTCTAGGCACACCACATGGAGGTTCTGAGCCACCTGTGTGCTGATCACCTCTCCTTTCCTAGGAACAGGGTCCCAGACCACAGCACACTGACATCTGCCTCCATAAACTCCTCAAGGCCCATGGCTCTCGACCATCCAGTCCCCCAACAGATGTCCCTGAGGCTGCAGGAGTTCCTTCTCTCCCAGAGACCACTTGAGGACTGAAGGCCCCGGGGAGACAACTAGTCTCTGGGAAGCCGGTAGGGGCTTGGGGCCAGCCACCTCCATCCTGACAGTCTCCCAGAAGGTTCTGCTGTCCCGGACCCACGCACGAGCAGAGCTCGGGGGCGAAGCCGGAGAAGGGCCCAGGCAGCGTCTTGGCTTCTCTGCACAGAGCGACAGCCCCAACCTGCCGCTGCGGGAAAGGCTGCTTGGCCGAGAAGCTCCACTCCGCCCCAGTCTCGGCCCAGCGGCGTGTCTCCACCACAGAACCAGCTTTGGCCAGAGTTCTGGACCATTCTCCCTGACCTGCATGCCACCCTCCTGGGAGGCCAGCAGGCTGCACCCGGGATGGCCCCGTTCACTCTGCTCCGTGCCAGCTTCCCCGGATCATCCGTCAGTGGAGCACAGGGCCATGGGCAGAGTGTCCAAGATCTGAGGCTGCAGCCTTTCGGTTGTAATTCCTGCTTTTCAACAAAGCATGGTCCCTGGAGCGGGCGGGGGTGCAGACTGTCACCTGCAATAGCTGCAGTCCATTCGGACTCCTGGCTGGGTTCCCCACCCAGGCCTGGTTTCAGAGGCTCCCCCTCGGCCTCCATCTTGGCACTGTCTGGTGGCCCGCCAGCCCATACATCTTGTGGCCGCTCGATACGGCCGCCGGGGTCTGACACATCCATCAGCCAGCCGCGGCAGGCGGGgttgtgcctgtgtgtgtggagGAGCCGAGAGGCACCGGGCAGTGCCTGGCCCCAGGGCCACCAGCTGCACCTCCACGGCCCCGGCTGGCCTGTACAGAATCAGGACCCAGTTGGGTTAAGGGCCCGGTCTCCCTCCAAAAGGAGGGGGCTTCTGCTCCACTCTGGGCAGGCTGGGGGAAGCGGGGGAGGGCTAGTGGTCATGTTGGGGTCATCCGAGAGATGGCACCATCATGGAGTCCCAGAGGGGTGGACTGGGGGGTGAGTCTGCTGTCGGTATAGGCTCATTTATCATGATGCTCCTCTTTGCTGAGgtcactccctccctcctctgtgccccCCAGGCCTGCCCACATTCTTGATAGCCTGTTTCCATGGTGAGGTCGCCGTATTGTTCCCCCATGCctggatttgggggtggggagagctggAACTCCTACTCGCTGCTCCCTTCGCAGGGAGGCCTTGCAAGGGCCACTCGGCCTGGCCTGAAACACACCCCCAGGGACATCTTGCTAGGCTTGCTGAGGCCCAGACAATATGCAAATAGCTTCCAAGCCAGATGGTCGGCTTCCAAAGGCgcccaggggaggaggaagggttaAGCAGAGTCAGGGACTGGTGGCTCTGGGGGCTCTCCCGTTCACCTTCCCCCTCTAGgtcctcctgccttccctcttCCACCAAGGGCGGCTTCTCTCCTGGGATCCCATGCAGTCGTTCAcaagacaaatatttattgagcaactactatgtgccaggtgctagGAAGACGGCAGACGTAGAGCCCACCCTCAGGGAGTTAACAGGCTAGCAGGGGAGACGACGGCCACCACTGATTGAATTAGTTGCCATAAAGCTATCTCCTTAGCGCAGGGGCAGGAAAACTGTTCTGAGACGTTCGGGTTGATGCCGAGGCCTGAAGGATGAGTAGAGCGGGAGGGAGAAGCACCCCGGGCAGAAGAAGGAACGTACATAAAGATCTGAGGCAAGATGGGATTGGCAGGTTCAAGGTAACAGAACAGAGAAGACCAGAAGATCAGCACGAGAGGAGGCCAGAGCAGTCACCAGGGGCCGGACCATGCAGGGCGTGCACGGGCCTTGAGATACGTCTGCTCTGGAAGAGGCCTCTCCTTCCTTGTGAACCCCAAATGTGCTCTGTGTTTCTCTGGTGACGCGCAGTATCAAGATCCAGCTCAAATACACGCATGACCGTTATGAGCCGGAGTGTGTCCCGAGGACCCGGCACTGGCCCCCAGCACACAGCACCGAGTCTCACATAGAGAACCCGCCCAAGATGTCCGCTGACACGTGGACAACTGCAGAGCGGGGAGGAGAGGTTGAGAACAGAGACAGTCCTGTTCTGGGTTTGAGCTATTACTTCCTGAAGGTGCACGGGAGAGCCCCCAAAGCCACCAGTCCCTGACTCTACTTAACCCTTCCTTGGCCACGGGGTTctttgagcctcagcttccttccctGGGAAGTGGGAAGGGTGAGAATGCCAGTAACAGGGGTATCGTGAGGACCGAGTAAGACGATCCACATGAGGCCACGGCACCTCCGTACCGTAATCGTTCTGTGATCCAGAGGAGAAACCTGtaccctctgccctctcccaatGTCCCGAGCTTCTGCAGGCTCTGGGCAGGCCCCTGGCCccctggggattctgcctggACAGCCTAGCAGGTAGGGTTCTCTCATCGGAGAGCTCTGAGACTGGCTGGGGCTTTCCGCGGGACCCATGACCCTGCCATCAGAAGCAGGAAAGGCAATGAAGGAATGGGGGGATTAggaatggtggggggggggggggccagacACTGGCCTTCCCTccattttatttgattatttataaaaatcattttattgatttatttttttcaagtaacctctacatccaacgtgggacttgaactcacgaccccaagatcaagagtccaatgctctgctgactgagccagccaggtggcccctTCCCTCTGTTTTGGATGTTCAGAGCCCTAACATGCTCCCTGACCATCCGGATAGAAGGAATCCCATTctgaggctgggggagccagAACAAAGGCGCCAGATGACCATTATGAGGTCTCCAGTGAGGAAGCCTGGCCCGAGCACTCAGCCGCTGCTCTGCGACAGGGTGGCCAAGGCCTGGGCTTCTGGAGCCGGAGACCCTGGACTGCTTGCTGCCCGATGCCCTGGGCAGGAAGTCACCCCGCCTTTCAATCTCAGGGTCAGCCTCTGATTAATGGGGACAGCAATCCAAACCTCAAACCATTGCTGCTTCAGGCACAAGGCAGCAGCAGGCCCTGTGGAGTGTCCAACACACACGGCAATGTCCATTTGGCCACAGTGACTCAAGGCTCCTTATCCTCTTGGCTGCCAGCTGCCGGCAAAGGGGCACCAAGCACGCCACTCTTAGGGAGCACCTTCAGAAGCTCCTGCCAGGATCGCCCGCTCCAGCAGACTGTCCTCGTCTGGGATTACTGACCCTCCACTATGGCATCGGTGTCCATCCTAGCTTCTGGGGCTGAAAAGGTCTTATCTGATAATGAACCCCAACTGCAAAAGACCC
Above is a window of Meles meles chromosome 11, mMelMel3.1 paternal haplotype, whole genome shotgun sequence DNA encoding:
- the URM1 gene encoding ubiquitin-related modifier 1 isoform X2, translated to MGISCELGFLNMAAPLSVEVEFGGGAELLFDGIKKHQVTLPGQEEPWVIRDLLVWIKKNLLKERPELFIQGDSVRPGILVLINDADWELLGELDYQLQDQDSILFISTLHGG